Proteins encoded within one genomic window of Methanosarcina barkeri str. Wiesmoor:
- a CDS encoding flavodoxin family protein, which yields MLGLVGSPNINGNTAKLVNAILDGAAEKRAEKVIYNLASLNIKGCDACFRCQKSGCCAIDDDMQELYHEIQAADTIVLGSPVYMWQMTAQTKLLIDRLTAFLKPDFSSRLDNKKLILVFSQGSPDRDAFKPYFEYTAGLLYYLGFDVLETVIAAGTDNLEVSFRPKLLENARELGRLVSTSPLTGPEFKKDEPSLTPLL from the coding sequence ATTCTTGGATTGGTGGGTAGTCCTAATATCAATGGTAACACTGCAAAGCTTGTAAACGCAATTCTCGACGGAGCTGCCGAAAAAAGGGCAGAAAAAGTAATTTACAACCTGGCCTCTCTAAATATTAAAGGTTGTGACGCCTGCTTCAGATGCCAGAAATCAGGTTGCTGTGCAATAGATGACGACATGCAGGAACTTTACCACGAAATCCAGGCTGCAGACACTATTGTACTTGGTTCTCCTGTTTATATGTGGCAGATGACTGCTCAGACTAAACTCTTAATTGACCGCCTGACCGCCTTCTTAAAACCTGATTTTTCAAGCAGGCTTGATAATAAAAAACTGATTCTTGTTTTTTCCCAGGGGAGTCCGGACAGGGATGCCTTCAAACCATATTTTGAATATACAGCCGGCCTTCTCTATTATCTTGGCTTTGATGTCTTGGAAACCGTTATTGCGGCTGGCACGGATAATCTAGAAGTCTCATTCAGGCCCAAGCTGCTTGAAAACGCAAGAGAACTCGGAAGATTGGTCTCGACTTCCCCTCTTACGGGTCCCGAGTTTAAAAAAGACGAGCCAAGCCTGACCCCACTTCTCTGA
- a CDS encoding HdeD family acid-resistance protein, which translates to MEQPIGTESKTELEVSQVPWWSLLLEGIIAIVIGIFLLYEPIATTILLIQLLAIFWLAEGIVAVIGALIFTKYGKWKLLSGILSIIAGVVILMYPIISPYVVLKFLIIFIGALAIVNGAIVLASALKGGGRGTGILGALTIILGLLLLTNSLAGVLILPWIFGLFLVIGGIGAVVWGIKIRA; encoded by the coding sequence ATGGAGCAACCAATTGGTACTGAGTCCAAAACGGAGTTAGAAGTATCGCAGGTACCCTGGTGGTCTTTACTTCTGGAAGGGATTATTGCTATTGTTATAGGTATATTTCTTTTATACGAGCCTATAGCAACTACTATTCTGTTAATACAACTCCTAGCCATTTTCTGGCTAGCAGAAGGAATTGTTGCTGTTATAGGAGCGCTGATATTTACGAAGTATGGAAAATGGAAGTTGCTTTCAGGTATTTTGAGTATTATTGCAGGAGTTGTCATACTAATGTACCCTATCATCAGTCCTTATGTCGTTCTTAAGTTCCTCATTATCTTCATAGGAGCATTAGCTATTGTCAATGGTGCCATAGTACTTGCCTCAGCACTTAAGGGAGGAGGACGGGGTACTGGAATTCTTGGCGCCCTTACCATAATACTTGGTTTGCTTCTGTTGACTAACTCTCTGGCAGGAGTCCTGATCCTACCCTGGATATTCGGATTATTTCTTGTTATCGGGGGAATTGGAGCAGTTGTCTGGGGGATAAAAATACGAGCCTGA
- a CDS encoding HAD family phosphatase, giving the protein MLKAIIFDVDGVLIDSMNFQAEAWVKTFKEIGINITRKDIYELEGSNNKRLIKSIFEKSGKELEPWYFEKLPEKKREVLEFDRIKPYEGIQDCIKALKRHFKLALVSGSHTDTVNKVVNKYFSKCFDVIITGSDLEHGKPDPDPYLKALEKLDLTKNECMVIENAPLGITAAKRAGLYCVAVTGMLEPEKIEHADLVLENHAALFKYLKNLIPK; this is encoded by the coding sequence ATGTTAAAAGCAATAATTTTTGATGTGGACGGAGTTCTTATAGATTCCATGAATTTTCAGGCCGAGGCCTGGGTTAAAACCTTCAAGGAAATCGGTATTAACATTACTAGAAAAGATATTTATGAGCTTGAAGGCTCAAACAATAAGAGATTAATTAAATCAATTTTCGAAAAGTCCGGAAAAGAGCTTGAGCCCTGGTATTTCGAAAAACTGCCTGAAAAGAAACGTGAAGTTCTCGAGTTTGATCGGATAAAGCCTTATGAAGGTATCCAAGACTGCATTAAGGCATTGAAACGGCATTTCAAGCTCGCTCTGGTCTCAGGGTCACATACTGATACAGTAAATAAAGTTGTCAATAAGTATTTCTCTAAATGTTTTGACGTCATAATTACCGGGAGTGACCTTGAGCACGGAAAACCGGACCCGGACCCTTACCTCAAAGCCCTTGAAAAACTTGACCTGACAAAAAACGAGTGCATGGTAATTGAAAATGCACCTCTGGGGATAACTGCCGCCAAGAGGGCAGGGCTTTACTGTGTTGCAGTTACGGGTATGCTTGAGCCTGAAAAGATAGAACATGCGGATCTCGTGCTCGAAAACCATGCTGCCCTTTTCAAGTATCTAAAGAATCTCATTCCAAAGTGA
- a CDS encoding winged helix-turn-helix domain-containing protein → MSTELQLIDTIFFSDKRKNLLLLLKEGPKTIEEIKKGLKVSSSPIMAQIRILLKEGLLVQKGDIYCLSVKGKLIVPKMEPLLSTFQVFDENHEYWARQNLRTLPPHLLDRIGELGSCKELLPEKTHIFDYPPEIMDPLYKSRTVMEISSIFRPGYPSLYLDLAKRDIEVSLILERQIYEKLVSDYSAAVEEFLNLKNTRLFVCDHKIELASSIVTDRFTSLSMISKEGRYYNHEMVSFEKSAFVWGQELFNYYKDLSEQITQI, encoded by the coding sequence ATGAGTACAGAACTTCAGTTAATAGACACAATTTTTTTTTCGGACAAGAGGAAAAATTTACTTTTACTCCTGAAGGAAGGGCCAAAGACAATTGAAGAAATTAAAAAAGGGCTTAAAGTCAGTTCCAGTCCTATAATGGCCCAGATCCGAATCCTGCTCAAAGAAGGGTTGCTGGTGCAAAAAGGAGATATTTATTGTCTCTCTGTAAAAGGAAAGCTTATTGTTCCAAAAATGGAACCTCTTCTCTCCACTTTTCAGGTTTTCGACGAAAACCATGAATACTGGGCAAGACAAAATTTGCGGACTCTCCCTCCTCACTTGCTGGACCGAATTGGAGAACTTGGTAGCTGTAAAGAGCTTTTACCTGAGAAAACCCATATTTTTGATTACCCTCCTGAAATTATGGATCCTCTTTACAAATCCAGGACAGTTATGGAAATTTCTTCAATTTTTCGCCCTGGATATCCAAGTCTATATCTAGACCTTGCAAAAAGAGACATCGAGGTCTCGCTTATTCTGGAAAGGCAAATATATGAAAAACTAGTTTCCGATTACAGTGCAGCTGTAGAGGAGTTTTTGAATCTAAAAAACACACGTCTTTTTGTCTGCGACCATAAAATTGAGCTTGCTTCCAGCATTGTTACCGATCGCTTTACATCACTATCCATGATCTCTAAAGAAGGAAGGTACTATAACCATGAGATGGTAAGTTTTGAGAAAAGCGCCTTTGTCTGGGGGCAGGAACTTTTTAACTATTACAAAGATCTGTCCGAACAAATAACTCAAATTTAA
- a CDS encoding 4Fe-4S binding protein, whose product MPAKVKKEECTGCGTCVDECPVEAIVIDEEEGCAVVDEDECVECGACEEACPNEAITIE is encoded by the coding sequence ATGCCAGCAAAAGTCAAAAAAGAAGAGTGTACAGGCTGCGGAACCTGCGTGGACGAGTGTCCGGTAGAAGCAATCGTTATTGATGAAGAAGAAGGTTGCGCAGTTGTAGATGAAGATGAATGTGTAGAATGTGGAGCCTGTGAAGAAGCCTGCCCCAATGAAGCCATAACGATCGAATAA
- the mtaC gene encoding methanol--corrinoid protein MtaC, which translates to MLDFTEASLKKVLTRYNVALEKALTPEEAAEELYPKDELIYPIAKAIFEGEEDDVVEGLQAAIEAGKDPIDLIDDALMVGMGVVIRLYDEGVIFLPNVMMSADAMLEGIEYCKENSGATPKTKGTVVCHVAEGDVHDIGKNIVTALLRANGYNVVDLGRDVPAEEVLAAVQKEKPIMLTGTALMTTTMYAFKEVNDMLLENGIKIPFACGGGAVNQDFVSQFALGVYGEEAADAPKIADAIIAGTTDVTELREKFHKH; encoded by the coding sequence ATGTTGGACTTTACAGAGGCAAGTCTGAAAAAGGTTTTAACCAGATACAACGTGGCTCTGGAAAAGGCATTGACGCCTGAAGAAGCCGCAGAAGAACTCTATCCTAAAGACGAACTTATCTACCCGATCGCAAAGGCCATCTTCGAAGGAGAAGAAGATGACGTTGTCGAGGGTCTCCAGGCCGCAATCGAAGCTGGTAAGGACCCAATTGATCTTATTGATGACGCTCTCATGGTCGGTATGGGCGTTGTCATAAGACTTTATGACGAAGGTGTAATTTTCCTCCCTAACGTCATGATGTCTGCTGATGCCATGCTTGAAGGTATCGAATATTGTAAGGAAAACTCTGGTGCTACTCCTAAAACCAAAGGAACCGTTGTCTGCCACGTCGCAGAAGGTGACGTTCACGACATTGGAAAGAACATCGTTACCGCTCTTCTCAGGGCAAATGGCTACAATGTAGTTGACCTTGGAAGGGACGTACCTGCAGAAGAAGTTCTCGCCGCAGTTCAAAAAGAGAAGCCAATTATGCTCACAGGTACTGCCCTCATGACAACTACCATGTATGCATTCAAGGAAGTTAATGACATGCTCCTTGAAAATGGAATCAAGATTCCATTCGCATGCGGTGGCGGCGCAGTTAATCAGGACTTCGTATCCCAGTTTGCACTTGGTGTATATGGAGAAGAAGCCGCTGACGCCCCCAAGATTGCTGATGCAATCATTGCAGGTACTACAGATGTCACAGAACTAAGAGAGAAATTCCACAAGCACTGA
- a CDS encoding head GIN domain-containing protein, whose protein sequence is MSKEKGQRYEEDRDMTGNEKGMKKRLERAGKVRWEKISIGKMKGKVSVTKPAGTSVFLLGILLLAVVMAESGCTDYDCERGSGNVETITRSIEPFHSLDSRISGNVFIEQGNSSLRIEAEDNILPLLETSVENGVLVINEKKCIRPQKTIKIYAGMEEVRSLSLSGSGDIIGTTPIDSENLDLAITGSGNIKLETNASSLKSLISGSGGVLLKGNASSHEINIEGSGSVDAPELRTEVTRVSIRGAGNANVYADRKLDTNISGSGNVFYRGNPEEFNTQVSGSGKVTNKGR, encoded by the coding sequence ATGTCAAAAGAAAAGGGACAAAGGTATGAAGAAGATAGAGATATGACCGGAAATGAGAAGGGAATGAAAAAACGGCTTGAAAGGGCAGGAAAAGTAAGATGGGAAAAAATATCGATTGGGAAAATGAAAGGAAAAGTGAGCGTAACCAAGCCTGCAGGGACTTCTGTTTTTCTCCTGGGAATCCTATTGCTGGCTGTGGTGATGGCTGAAAGCGGATGTACGGACTATGATTGCGAACGTGGCTCAGGAAATGTGGAAACTATAACCCGTAGCATTGAACCTTTTCACAGCTTGGATTCACGTATTTCAGGAAACGTATTTATTGAGCAAGGGAACAGCAGCCTTAGAATTGAAGCAGAAGATAATATCCTGCCCCTCCTGGAGACCAGCGTGGAAAACGGAGTTCTGGTAATCAATGAGAAAAAATGCATCCGCCCCCAGAAAACTATTAAGATCTATGCAGGGATGGAAGAAGTCCGGAGCCTTTCCCTCAGTGGCTCGGGGGATATTATAGGAACTACGCCGATTGATTCCGAAAACCTGGATCTCGCAATCACAGGTTCAGGTAATATCAAACTGGAGACAAATGCCAGCTCTCTGAAGAGCCTGATTTCCGGTTCTGGGGGTGTCCTCCTGAAAGGCAATGCCTCTTCACATGAAATAAATATAGAAGGTTCGGGAAGTGTTGATGCTCCTGAACTCAGGACCGAGGTGACCAGAGTAAGTATCAGGGGTGCGGGAAATGCAAATGTCTACGCGGACCGGAAACTTGACACTAATATAAGCGGAAGTGGAAATGTATTCTATAGAGGGAACCCGGAAGAGTTCAACACGCAGGTTTCAGGCAGCGGTAAAGTCACAAATAAAGGCAGATAA
- the mtaB gene encoding methanol--corrinoid protein co-methyltransferase MtaB, with product MAAKRYTSMAYANADEMTFGVSKYPVKAGLDLEIGAGYTIPEINYAPRPEAGASKEKLIKEYERITTDVMERMVQVGFPAIILETEHVQQMSNNPSWGAEVAHAQKTIMEKYHDEYGIKCALRHTIGDIRENREFLQLRGDKYSVFLEAFEQCAENGADLLSVESMGGKEVFDYAVLRNDIPGLLYSIGCLGSIDMELIWTDISKIAKKTGTISAGDTDCAQANTAMFIGGGLLNKNLAHTIAVIARAISAPRSLVAYEAGAVGPGKDCGYENIIVKAITGMPMTMEGKTSTCAHSDVMGNLVMQCCDCWSNESVEYHGEFGGTTVQCWSETLAYDCALMNTALETKNDKVLRDLMMLSDRYRDPQAYMLAYDNAYRVGQSIVKDGDNIYLRAKNAAIECCNIIEEGAAGKLELSRFETKALADAKAALEALPDDMDKFMDDCLTKYKSEVKVFKPENYGF from the coding sequence ATGGCAGCAAAAAGATACACTTCAATGGCATACGCAAACGCAGACGAAATGACTTTCGGCGTATCCAAGTACCCTGTAAAGGCAGGTCTTGACCTCGAGATCGGTGCAGGTTACACTATTCCTGAAATTAATTATGCTCCTAGACCTGAAGCTGGTGCATCCAAGGAAAAGCTCATAAAAGAATACGAGAGGATCACCACTGACGTTATGGAGAGAATGGTGCAGGTTGGTTTCCCAGCAATTATCCTTGAAACCGAACACGTTCAGCAGATGTCCAATAACCCTTCATGGGGAGCAGAAGTTGCACATGCCCAGAAAACCATTATGGAGAAATACCACGATGAATATGGCATAAAGTGCGCACTCCGCCACACCATTGGTGATATCCGTGAGAACAGAGAATTCCTGCAGCTCAGAGGCGACAAATACTCTGTCTTCCTTGAGGCATTCGAACAGTGTGCCGAGAATGGTGCAGACCTGCTTTCTGTAGAGAGTATGGGTGGTAAGGAAGTTTTTGACTATGCAGTTCTCAGGAACGATATCCCAGGTTTACTCTACTCAATTGGCTGTCTCGGTTCCATTGATATGGAATTGATCTGGACTGACATCTCCAAGATTGCAAAGAAGACCGGCACTATTTCTGCAGGTGATACAGACTGTGCTCAGGCAAACACCGCAATGTTCATTGGTGGTGGACTGCTCAACAAAAACCTGGCCCATACCATCGCAGTTATCGCAAGGGCAATCTCTGCTCCAAGATCCCTCGTTGCATACGAAGCAGGTGCAGTAGGACCCGGAAAAGACTGCGGATATGAAAATATTATTGTCAAAGCCATCACAGGTATGCCGATGACCATGGAAGGTAAGACTTCAACCTGTGCTCACTCTGACGTAATGGGTAACCTGGTCATGCAGTGCTGTGACTGCTGGTCTAACGAGTCCGTAGAATACCACGGTGAATTCGGCGGTACAACTGTTCAGTGCTGGTCCGAAACCCTCGCATACGACTGCGCTCTCATGAACACTGCTCTTGAAACCAAGAACGACAAAGTTCTCAGGGATCTTATGATGCTCTCCGACAGATACAGAGACCCACAGGCCTATATGCTTGCATACGACAATGCATACAGAGTAGGTCAGTCGATTGTTAAGGACGGAGACAATATCTACCTCAGAGCAAAGAACGCTGCAATCGAATGCTGCAACATTATTGAAGAAGGTGCAGCCGGCAAACTCGAGCTCTCCAGGTTCGAAACCAAAGCCCTCGCAGACGCAAAGGCAGCTCTCGAAGCTCTTCCAGACGACATGGACAAGTTCATGGACGACTGCCTTACAAAATACAAGAGTGAAGTTAAGGTCTTCAAGCCGGAGAACTACGGCTTCTAA
- a CDS encoding ABC transporter permease produces the protein MIPLFSAGKLAFGSIKSAKLRSTLTVLGIVIGVAAVIANVSLGASFNQHFTNEVTNIGSNFIYIQGMQPKLFYDNELKIVENTPGILGVSPLKSQTAEVTYMSETKNIMVSGVGKSYDEVANTKLQKGDFITDNDGYVAVIGYKVANEKFDRNISARNSINITFRVGEDEKVTKTFKVKAIIQNPENTVIQAYNDNEAVLIPIDIMNEILGEKDYGGVFAMANDPATVQETSDKVDERLARNFGISERELEDKDSRPYIIVNQAEVLEQTDMMAAALSSFLTAVALISLLVGSIGIMNIMLVSVTERTREIGVLKSLGFTGFDILFLFMIESILLGVFGGLLGSTVGIAGAYSVETLLKLPVVFPFSLIAAGFFVAVFVGFVSGVYPARKAAKMKPVDSLRHE, from the coding sequence ATGATCCCCCTTTTCAGTGCAGGAAAACTCGCTTTTGGAAGCATTAAAAGTGCAAAGCTGCGTTCGACCCTTACAGTGCTTGGAATCGTTATAGGAGTTGCAGCCGTAATTGCAAATGTGTCTCTTGGGGCAAGTTTCAACCAGCATTTTACAAACGAAGTGACCAATATAGGGTCAAATTTCATTTATATTCAGGGGATGCAGCCCAAGCTTTTTTATGACAATGAATTGAAGATCGTTGAGAACACGCCTGGGATTTTGGGCGTTTCGCCTTTGAAGTCACAAACTGCAGAAGTCACGTACATGTCCGAAACCAAAAATATTATGGTTAGCGGCGTCGGGAAATCTTATGATGAAGTGGCAAACACAAAACTCCAGAAAGGTGACTTTATCACTGACAACGATGGGTACGTGGCGGTTATCGGGTACAAGGTTGCAAACGAGAAATTTGATCGTAACATCTCGGCCCGGAACTCCATAAACATAACCTTCAGGGTTGGAGAAGACGAAAAAGTCACAAAGACCTTTAAAGTTAAGGCAATAATCCAGAACCCGGAGAACACTGTTATCCAGGCGTACAATGATAATGAGGCCGTTCTTATCCCTATAGACATCATGAACGAGATTCTTGGCGAAAAAGATTATGGCGGGGTTTTTGCAATGGCCAATGATCCTGCAACAGTTCAGGAGACCTCGGATAAGGTCGACGAGCGCCTTGCCAGAAATTTCGGGATTTCTGAAAGGGAACTTGAAGATAAAGATTCCCGCCCTTATATCATTGTCAATCAAGCAGAGGTACTGGAACAGACGGATATGATGGCGGCAGCTTTAAGTTCTTTCCTGACGGCCGTTGCGCTAATCTCGCTGCTGGTTGGCTCGATAGGAATCATGAATATCATGCTCGTAAGCGTAACTGAAAGGACAAGGGAGATAGGAGTGCTCAAATCTCTTGGATTTACAGGCTTTGACATTCTTTTTCTTTTCATGATAGAATCAATCCTGCTCGGAGTTTTCGGAGGCCTCCTGGGAAGTACGGTTGGAATCGCAGGTGCATACAGTGTTGAAACCCTCCTCAAACTGCCTGTCGTCTTTCCTTTCAGCCTAATTGCGGCCGGATTCTTTGTAGCTGTTTTCGTGGGCTTTGTCTCAGGAGTCTACCCTGCAAGAAAAGCCGCAAAAATGAAGCCTGTGGACTCACTAAGGCACGAGTAA
- a CDS encoding toll/interleukin-1 receptor domain-containing protein, translating into MKEKRIFLSYSQKNMDLANEIDNALHIKGIGVTRDIKNVKCAQSFKEFMKSIRDHDFALMLISDYYLKSQACMFEVIEFMKKPNYKQRIIAVVNDDINFDLKGITYLKYWEEKGKLIEGAIKEHHQEKIKPLKEERDEIKLIEDNIMEFISTIRDLKYIPFKELYKSYLDLYDTVGLKINKSEEIYDIVTEEDASFGLARRHSINVLINKDYPKCEIKTALKEIVSSLKQANDVIWIFVYNKLKDVSSVNWFCQGYWVSSNLDQNWRPIGITSNDRIEDIEIRWNEGYENLREIYKPLSGTKNEIIKWSETLLEKVIPIAKTAVEKFDLLQSSEINKEEFLEYMHKNRKTVQELYSQSGERKYPPYECREYILKLDNLFAIVDNIFLFHSKENMDTWPEKTRMIMTEQEKNRYYKVLEELNYERKKLN; encoded by the coding sequence ATGAAAGAGAAACGAATATTTCTCTCGTATTCTCAAAAGAATATGGATTTAGCAAATGAAATTGATAATGCACTCCATATAAAAGGAATCGGGGTAACAAGAGACATAAAGAATGTAAAATGTGCTCAAAGCTTCAAAGAGTTTATGAAAAGTATCAGAGATCACGACTTCGCTTTAATGTTGATTAGTGATTATTATCTTAAATCTCAAGCTTGCATGTTTGAAGTCATCGAGTTTATGAAAAAACCAAACTATAAACAAAGAATAATAGCAGTTGTCAACGATGACATAAATTTTGATTTAAAAGGGATAACATATCTAAAGTATTGGGAAGAAAAAGGAAAGTTGATCGAAGGAGCTATAAAAGAACACCATCAAGAAAAAATAAAGCCTCTTAAAGAAGAAAGGGATGAAATAAAGCTTATTGAAGATAATATCATGGAATTTATTTCTACAATAAGGGATCTAAAATACATACCATTCAAAGAATTATACAAAAGTTATTTAGATTTATATGACACAGTCGGGCTAAAGATAAACAAAAGTGAAGAAATTTACGATATAGTTACTGAAGAAGATGCCAGTTTTGGACTTGCAAGAAGACACTCTATAAATGTCTTAATAAACAAGGATTATCCCAAGTGTGAAATTAAAACAGCTCTAAAGGAAATAGTATCTTCTTTAAAACAGGCTAATGATGTAATCTGGATATTTGTTTATAATAAGTTAAAAGATGTCTCAAGTGTTAATTGGTTTTGCCAAGGATACTGGGTTTCATCTAATTTAGATCAAAACTGGAGACCAATAGGCATAACATCAAATGACAGGATTGAGGATATAGAGATTAGATGGAATGAGGGATATGAAAACTTGAGAGAGATTTATAAACCTCTTTCTGGAACTAAAAATGAGATTATTAAATGGTCAGAAACATTACTAGAAAAAGTAATTCCAATAGCTAAGACTGCGGTTGAAAAATTCGATTTACTTCAAAGTAGTGAAATTAATAAAGAAGAGTTTCTGGAGTATATGCACAAAAACCGTAAAACTGTGCAGGAATTGTATTCACAGTCTGGAGAAAGAAAGTATCCACCTTATGAATGTAGAGAGTACATTCTAAAGCTTGACAATTTATTTGCAATAGTTGACAATATCTTCTTATTTCATTCAAAAGAAAACATGGATACATGGCCTGAAAAGACTAGGATGATAATGACTGAACAAGAGAAAAATAGATATTACAAAGTATTAGAAGAATTAAATTATGAAAGAAAGAAACTAAATTGA
- a CDS encoding winged helix-turn-helix domain-containing protein, with product MQHELIDVVFRSQKRRDLLLLLGEKPRTMEEIKTLLDVSPTAILPQIKRLTDSNLVIQKNGSYELTDMGDQVFKKAQSLINVLTLLEQDNYWIEHDLSGIPKYLLDRIGDLKDCKLVDPDPSQIFEPSTELLSFFSSSRYLMVFSSFYRPEFLPLYTRLGRLESDVTLIFTESVLEKIMQNYEKKIRKLATLQNTELFVCNDGVKLAELMVSDRGMIISLFDGNGRFYYEYMSCSEPEAINWAKELIEFYKSRAWQIENEQCIDNFIGTTESEVFSESMMFSLH from the coding sequence ATGCAACATGAGTTAATAGATGTAGTATTTCGTTCCCAGAAAAGAAGAGACCTCCTTTTACTCTTGGGAGAGAAACCAAGAACAATGGAAGAAATTAAGACCCTTCTTGATGTTTCTCCCACGGCTATCTTACCCCAGATCAAAAGGCTTACAGACAGTAACCTTGTTATTCAAAAAAATGGCAGCTATGAATTAACAGATATGGGAGATCAGGTCTTTAAAAAAGCCCAGTCCCTTATCAATGTCCTTACTTTACTCGAACAAGACAATTACTGGATCGAACATGACCTCAGTGGAATTCCCAAGTATCTCCTCGACAGAATAGGAGACTTAAAGGACTGCAAGCTGGTTGACCCCGATCCGAGCCAGATTTTTGAGCCGAGTACGGAACTTTTAAGTTTCTTTTCCTCATCACGTTATCTGATGGTATTTTCGTCCTTCTACAGGCCTGAGTTCCTTCCCCTTTACACAAGGCTTGGAAGGCTGGAGTCAGATGTTACCCTTATTTTCACTGAGTCAGTACTCGAAAAAATTATGCAGAATTATGAAAAGAAGATAAGAAAACTTGCTACGCTGCAAAACACCGAGCTTTTTGTCTGTAATGACGGAGTCAAGCTAGCTGAACTTATGGTCTCAGACCGTGGGATGATAATTTCTCTCTTTGATGGCAATGGGAGATTTTATTACGAGTACATGTCCTGTTCCGAACCAGAGGCCATAAACTGGGCAAAAGAGCTTATTGAGTTCTATAAATCAAGAGCCTGGCAGATTGAGAACGAGCAATGTATCGATAATTTTATCGGTACAACCGAAAGCGAAGTTTTTTCGGAATCCATGATGTTCAGCCTACACTGA
- a CDS encoding DNA-deoxyinosine glycosylase — protein sequence MKKQGFPPVIDENTEILILGSLPGDVSIRKHQYYGHPGNDFWRLLGSIIGEDLQSINYQNRLEALKRNKIGLWDVFKAGKREGNEDTKIKDEEINQFSILKDMAPNLKLVLFNGKKSGEYEPILRAMGYETKILLSSSGANRRSLKSRKSGWAEAFKR from the coding sequence ATGAAAAAACAAGGTTTCCCACCAGTCATTGACGAAAATACTGAAATCCTGATTCTCGGGTCTCTTCCAGGAGACGTTTCTATCAGGAAGCATCAATACTATGGGCATCCAGGCAATGATTTCTGGAGGCTGCTTGGCAGTATTATCGGAGAAGACCTTCAGAGTATAAATTATCAAAATCGGCTTGAGGCCCTGAAACGCAATAAAATCGGGCTCTGGGATGTTTTCAAAGCCGGAAAAAGGGAGGGAAACGAGGATACAAAGATAAAGGACGAAGAAATAAACCAATTTTCAATACTGAAAGACATGGCTCCGAACCTGAAGCTGGTTCTTTTTAACGGCAAAAAATCCGGAGAGTATGAACCGATTTTGAGGGCAATGGGATATGAAACGAAAATCCTCCTTTCGTCAAGCGGAGCAAACCGGCGATCTTTAAAAAGTAGAAAATCGGGATGGGCAGAAGCTTTCAAGCGTTGA
- the msrB gene encoding peptide-methionine (R)-S-oxide reductase MsrB: protein MAQKAVEKSEEEWKKVLTPEQYHVLRQKGTERPFSGNLYYNKEKGVYTCAACGQELFSSDTKFESGTGWPSFYDVISSDRVRLKEDTSYFMNRIEVVCSRCGSHLGHVFEDGPAPTGKRYCINSVSLNFKTEEEGKQGEERM from the coding sequence ATGGCACAGAAAGCGGTTGAAAAATCTGAAGAAGAATGGAAAAAAGTACTTACGCCTGAACAATATCACGTCCTGCGGCAGAAAGGCACGGAAAGGCCTTTTTCCGGCAACCTGTACTATAACAAGGAAAAAGGAGTTTACACCTGTGCTGCCTGCGGGCAGGAACTCTTTTCTTCGGACACCAAATTCGAGTCCGGAACCGGCTGGCCAAGTTTTTATGATGTTATTTCCAGTGACAGGGTAAGGCTCAAAGAGGACACCAGCTATTTCATGAACAGGATAGAAGTAGTCTGTTCTCGCTGCGGAAGCCACTTGGGCCATGTATTTGAAGACGGGCCTGCACCAACCGGAAAACGCTACTGTATTAACTCCGTTTCCCTTAATTTCAAGACAGAAGAAGAAGGCAAGCAAGGCGAAGAAAGAATGTAA